CGAGGGCGGCCTTCGAGGCGTGATAGGCGCTGAATCGCGGCATCGAGCCGGCGCCGACGCCCCAGGTGACCACGTTGACGATCCGGCCGCGGCGCTGCTGCAGCATGGCGGGCAGGAGCGCGGTGGTCAGCCGCACCGCGCCGAAGTAGTTGACGGCCATGGTGCGCTCGAAGTCGTGGAATCGGTCGACGCTGTCGACGACGGAGCGGCGGATCGAGCGTCCGGCGTTGTTGACCAGGACGTCCGGGGTGCCGAACCGGGCCAGGATGGTCTCGGCGAGGGCCTCGGCCGAGGCGACCTCGGACAGATCCGCGGTGACCGGATGGGCGATTCCGCCGTCGGCGGCGATCGAGTCGCAGACGGCGGCCAGCGCGTCGAGGTTCCGCGCGACGGCGACCACCTCCGCACCGGACCGCGCGAACTGGCGGGCCGCGGCTTCCCCGATTCCCGACGATGCGCCGGTGATCACCACCAGGTCGCCCGCGGCATCGGTGTGCTGGAACCCGAGAAGGCGGGGGAGGTCGGTGAGGGTGCGGGCCGGCTGCAGCGCCGTAGTGATCACGGCGCGCACGCCGGGGATCACTTGTACTTCTTGATGATCTTGAAGGCCTCGTCGGCGTCGACGTTCTTGGCCACGAGCTTGCCGTTCTTCACCTTGCGGATGGTATAGAGCTTGGACCGTTTGGCGTCGGCGACGTGCAACCCGACGCCCTTCGCCTTTTTGTTGAGATCTTCCAGCACGTGTGGATGGTAACCCCTCAAGGTGAACAACCGAGACGGGATCGGAACACCTTGTGACCAAGGTCTGTCATGGCAGGTCAACGAGTGTT
The nucleotide sequence above comes from Gordonia sp. PP30. Encoded proteins:
- a CDS encoding SDR family NAD(P)-dependent oxidoreductase, with product MIPGVRAVITTALQPARTLTDLPRLLGFQHTDAAGDLVVITGASSGIGEAAARQFARSGAEVVAVARNLDALAAVCDSIAADGGIAHPVTADLSEVASAEALAETILARFGTPDVLVNNAGRSIRRSVVDSVDRFHDFERTMAVNYFGAVRLTTALLPAMLQQRRGRIVNVVTWGVGAGSMPRFSAYHASKAALAAFGRSLDDECRGTGVSVSNVGFPLVRTPMIAPTAEYDEAPALDVDDAARWIVRAAATGRPATYPRYTVVLRAIADVSPRLAGELIRRAGI